In Citrus sinensis cultivar Valencia sweet orange chromosome 2, DVS_A1.0, whole genome shotgun sequence, a single genomic region encodes these proteins:
- the LOC102612123 gene encoding xyloglucan glycosyltransferase 4, with protein sequence MAPNSVVVTIEKPNNISLVELNGSESESLLFPEKQKAVSPKQFTWFLFLKAQRAFSCLSWLAMAFKTTFVSAKKRIELSDVNEEEGPRSRGRLYRFIKAFLFISIAALVIEVVAYFQKWNLNLIQPWEVQGLVQWSYMAWLSFRVDYVAPLVITLSNFCVVLFLIQSLDRFILCVGCFWIKYKNLKPKIDGAAYDVEDSASFPMVLVQIPMCNEREVYETSIAAACQLDWPKDRILIQVLDDSDDGNLQLLIQDEVSDWRQKGVNIVYRHRLIRTGYKAGNLKSAMSCDYVKDYEFVAIFDADFQPNSDFLKQTIPHFKGNPELGLVQARWSFVNKDENLLTRLQNINLCFHFEVEQQVNGVFLNFFGFNGTAGVWRIKALEDSGGWLERTTVEDMDIAVRAHLNGWKFIFLNDVKVLCELPESYEAYKKQQHRWHSGPMQLFRLCLPAILTSKISILKKANLIFLFFLLRKLILPFYSFTLFCIILPLTMFIPESELPIWVICYVPIFMSLLNILPSPKSFPFLVPYLLFENTMSVTKFNAMVSGLFQLGSAYEWVVTKKTGRSSESDLLALAEREEKMQLHRRNSESGLELLSKLKEEKIPVTRKRNRLYRKELALAFLLLTAAARSLLSAHGVHFYFLLFQGLSFLVMGLDLIGEQVS encoded by the exons atgGCTCCAAATTCAGTTGTGGTGACTATAGAGAAGCCTAACAACATCTCTTTAGTGGAGCTAAATGGCTCAGAGTCAGAGTCACTGTTGTTTCCAGAGAAACAAAAGGCTGTGAGTCCCAAGCAGTTCACATGGTTTCTTTTCCTGAAAGCTCAGAGAGCTTTTTCTTGTCTTTCATGGCTAGCCATGGCTTTCAAGACCACGTTTGTTTCAGCAAAAAAGCGGATTGAATTGTCTGAtgtaaatgaagaagaagggCCTAGAAGCAGAGGAAGATTGTACAGGTTTATCAAAgctttcttatttatttcaatagcAGCTTTGGTGATTGAGGTTGTTGCCTATTTCCAGAAATGGAACTTGAATCTGATTCAGCCATGGGAGGTTCAGGGTCTTGTGCAATGGTCTTATATGGCTTGGTTGTCATTTAGAGTTGATTACGTAGCTCCTTTGGTCATAACGCTTTCCAACTTCTGTGTTGTACTTTTCTTGATTCAATCTCTCGATCGGTTCATCCTATGTGTCGGTTGTTTCTGGATAAAGTACAAGAACTTGAAGCCAAAGATTGATGGGGCAGCTTACGACGTTGAGGATTCTGCTTCTTTCCCAATGGTTCTTGTCCAGATCCCTATGTGCAATGAAAGAGAG GTGTATGAAACGTCAATTGCGGCTGCTTGTCAATTAGATTGGCCTAAGGATAGGATTTTAATTCAAGTCCTAGATGATTCAGATGATGGAAATTTGCAGCTATTGATCCAAGATGAAGTCTCAGATTGGCGTCAAAAAGGAGTTAACATAGTCTACCGACACCGATTAATCAGAACCGGATACAAAGCTGGGAATCTCAAATCAGCCATGTCCTGTGACTATGTCAAGGACTATGAGTTTGTTGCAATATTTGATGCTGACTTTCAGCCTAATTCTGATTTCCTCAAACAAACAATTCCCCACTTCAAG GGGAATCCTGAACTTGGTCTAGTTCAGGCTCGGTGGTCTTTTGTGAACaaggatgagaatttactcACAAGGCTCCAAAACATCAACTTGTGCTTTCACTTTGAGGTGGAGCAGCAAGTCAATGGTGTGTTCCTCAATTTCTTCGGTTTCAATGGAACCGCGGGAGTGTGGAGAATCAAAGCTTTAGAAGATTCAGGAGGGTGGCTAGAGAGAACAACAGTCGAAGACATGGATATCGCGGTACGTGCACACTTGAATGGATGGAAGTTCATCTTCCTCAACGATGTCAAAGTACTTTGTGAGTTGCCAGAATCCTATGAAGCTTACAAGAAGCAGCAACACCGGTGGCATTCGGGTCCTATGCAGCTCTTTCGCTTATGCCTCCCTGCAATCTTAACTTCCAAG ATATCAATCTTGAAGAAGGCCAACTTGATATTCCTTTTCTTCCTTCTAAGGAAACTTATACTTCCATTTTACTCATTCACATTGTTCTGCATCATACTGCCATTGACAATGTTCATACCAGAGTCAGAATTGCCTATTTGGGTGATTTGTTATGTACCAATTTTCATGTCACTTTTAAACATACTCCCATCTCCGAAATCCTTCCCATTCTTGGTACCTTACCTTCTCTTTGAGAACACAATGTCAGTCACAAAATTCAATGCCATGGTCTCCGGATTGTTTCAGCTTGGAAGCGCGTACGAATGGGTTGTGACAAAGAAGACAGGAAGATCATCTGAATCCGATTTGCTAGCCCTCGCAGAAAGGGAAGAGAAGATGCAGTTGCACAGAAGGAATTCAGAGTCTGGCTTGGAATTGTTAAGTAAACTCAAGGAGGAGAAAATCCCTGTTACAAGGAAGAGAAATAGGCTCTACAGAAAGGAACTTGCACTTGCTTTTCTTTTGCTCACTGCAGCTGCAAGGAGTTTGCTATCGGCACATGGAgttcatttctattttttgttgtttcaaGGGCTATCATTTCTTGTCATGGGATTGGACTTGATTGGTGAGCAAGTGAGCTGA